Proteins from a genomic interval of Plasmodium sp. gorilla clade G2 genome assembly, chromosome: 10:
- a CDS encoding rRNA-processing protein EBP2, putative — protein sequence MKVVKKSVEKALKKKTLKEKKKKQAQNSSTEYVEKKKINKKEKKKYNNNNNNNIDEEDDEILFNQEDFEKKKQKSLENKILLSKKLKEIKLQFKDYHDDHHDEHINNNKKNSWIETLDITSTEYYYLKKTELFGISESREKQLQHITHINLIKGLQQLQALNINFNRPYDFLADMLKSDIHMEKIRQKILKEHEQAEIRESNKLKRINKKFLKKCGSQKIKSHKEALEKKQNLLKIDQLKKTNNLQNLNVQEFFLKHSKDHDNKSAKKNKAIKNKQLTTKKKNNNKRKDSSKNSSKNKKIKKKHKHKNKK from the coding sequence atgaagGTAGTCAAAAAAAGTGTTGAGAAAGCATTGAAGAAGAAAACATtaaaggaaaagaaaaaaaaacaagcaCAAAATAGTAGTACTGAATatgtggaaaaaaaaaaaataaataaaaaagaaaaaaagaaatataataataataataataataatattgatgaagaagatgatgagATTCTTTTTAATCAAGAagattttgaaaaaaaaaaacaaaaatctcttgaaaataaaatattattatcaaaaaaattaaaagaaataaaattacaATTTAAAGATTATCATGATGATCATCATGAtgaacatattaataataataaaaaaaatagttgGATTGAAACATTAGATATTACTAGTacagaatattattatttaaaaaaaacagaatTATTTGGAATATCAGAATCAAGAGAAAAACAATTACAACATATAACACATATCAATCTTATTAAAGGTTTACAACAACTTCAAgcattaaatattaattttaatagaCCATATGATTTTCTAGCTGACATGTTAAAGTCAGATATACATATGGAAAAAATTAGACAAAAAATTCTAAAAGAACATGAACAAGCTGAAATAAGAGAAAGCAATAAActtaaaagaattaataaaaaattcctTAAAAAATGTGGAtcacaaaaaattaaaagtcATAAAGAAGCTctagaaaaaaaacaaaatctATTAAAAATTgatcaattaaaaaaaacaaacaattTACAAAATCTTAATGTACAAGAattctttttaaaacattCAAAAGATCATGATAACAAATcggcaaaaaaaaataaagctatcaaaaataaacaattaacaacaaaaaaaaaaaataataataaaaggaaGGACTCCTCAAAAAATtcaagtaaaaataaaaaaattaaaaaaaaacataaacataaaaataaaaagtaa
- a CDS encoding nucleolar preribosomal assembly protein,putative, giving the protein MDELNKEEIVDNIKNEKGKTRKGQLILKRREGVYEEGSKYCLFICSNKRSLILKNFMHDIYNIYKPLTCYMPKAHPNLSNIIDKIDKLVDICIHNNCSFFFSVFSTKKKPSRFIIGRLFNNKILDYYVFNLLSYIPLKLFSLSKEILYDTKPLVLIQGDYFEKNETNRYVKNILFDFFKHKNVESFSKKSIQRLIVISSYQKNDSNVILASDTKGEEDHNNNNNNNKNNYTYHNNNDNRIDDSFNYDDDATLEVTEDAMSTTKENLNDSSKSVENIYNNLNTNKFNTQHKYDDKDKKNIYVISFNQYLITKEFFNINKENEQRPKLQEIGPRFEFSLEENYKIPEYNLFQEALRNVKKQNKSKIKNTHVDEFGHNIKKVYIQKQNFNKLHTKHTKFVKKNKFNT; this is encoded by the coding sequence atggatgaattaaataaagaagaaattgTGGATAATATTAAGAATGAGAAAGGTAAAACTCGTAAAGGACAATTAATTTTGAAGAGAAGAGAAGGAGTATATGAAGAGGGTTCTAaatattgtttatttatttgtagtAATAAAAGatctttaatattaaaaaactttatgcatgatatatataatatttataaacctTTAACTTGTTATATGCCTAAAGCACATCCaaatttatcaaatataaTTGATAAGATAGATAAACTAGTTGATATatgtattcataataattgttctttttttttttctgtattttcaacaaaaaaaaaaccttcCAGATTTATTATTGGAAggttatttaataataaaatattagatTATTATGTTTTCAATCTTTTGTCATATATACCCTTAAAATTATTCTCACTatcaaaagaaatattatatgatacaAAGCCTTTAGTATTAATTCAAGGAgattattttgaaaaaaatgaaacaaataggtatgtaaaaaatatcttATTCGACTTTTTTAAGCATAAAAATGTTGAATCCTTTTCTAAAAAATCAATACAACGTTTGATAGTTATAAGTTCATATCAGAAGAATGACTCGAATGTGATTCTAGCGTCTGACACAAAAGGGGAAGAGGaccacaataataataataataataataaaaacaactatacatatcataataataatgataatcgTATTGATGATAGTtttaattatgatgatgatgcaACATTAGAAGTAACTGAAGATGCCATGAGTACTACAAAAGAAAACCTCAATGATTCCTCAAAAAGTGtagaaaatatttacaacAACCtgaatacaaataaatttaatacacAACACAAATATGACGATAAAGATAAGAAGaacatatatgttatatcatttaatcaatatttaattacaaaagaattttttaatataaataaagaaaatgaacaaCGTCCTAAGCTACAAGAAATAGGACCAAGATTTGAATTCTCTTTAGAAGAAAACTACAAAATACctgaatataatttatttcaaGAAGCATTAAGAAAcgttaaaaaacaaaataaatcaaaaattaaaaataccCATGTCGATGAATTCGGTCATAACATTAAAAAGGTTTATATACAGAAGCAAAACTTTAATAAGCTACATACAAAGCATACAAAATTtgttaagaaaaataaattcaacacataa
- a CDS encoding zinc finger, C3HC4 type, putative, which produces MEEENERERLRIRISLNDLILILSVCYSVGDIFVQWNEFSKCYKPIQLWLVVSFISIVLYRFSHFVAQYFINENDDFIIYRRNSPPFYISFLVLFILFPFFIIWNIIGTIWIYQIMKYTPNCLPRNNHPWFIVLWIILCYVWIVLYLFFIILSIYLEYQSRIYQRTITNMQIDDVFSRWTDNIDLMRDYGIFIYSNGLRLKQIENLPFYYIKNISNESKCSICLNDFQIDECVRTLLLCNHTFHKSCIDLWLIRSATCPNCKSPIASQGVFMNV; this is translated from the coding sequence atgGAGGAGGAAAACGAAAGAGAACGATTGAGAATACGTATAAGTCTGAAcgatttaatattaatactatCAGTTTGTTATTCCGTGGGTGATATATTTGTTCAATGGAATGAATTTTCTAAATGTTATAAGCCTATACAATTATGGCTTGTTGTTTCATTCATTtctattgtattatatagattttctcattttgttgctcaatattttattaatgaaaatgatgatttcataatatatagaagAAACAGTCCACCTTTTTATATTAGCTTCTTAGTACTCTTTATActgtttcctttttttattatttggaaTATTATAGGAACAATATGGATATATCAAATTATGAAATACACTCCAAATTGTTTACCAAGAAATAATCATCCATGGTTTATTGTTCTCTGGATTATACTTTGCTATGTATGGATtgtgttatatttattttttattatactaTCTATATATCTCGAATATCAATCCAGAATTTATCAAAGAACCATAACCAATATGCAAATTGATGATGTATTCTCTAGATGGACAGATAATATTGATTTAATGAGAGACTAtggtatttttatttatagtaATGGATTAAGATTAAAACAAATAGAAAATTTgccattttattatatcaaaaatatttcaaacGAATCCAAATGTTCTATATGCTTAAATGATTTCCAAATCGATGAATGTGTAAGAACATTGTTATTATGTAATCACACTTTTCATAAATCTTGTATTGATTTGTGGCTAATCAGAAGTGCTACCTGTCCAAATTGCAAATCACCTATTGCATCGCAAGGGGTTTTTATGAACGTttaa